From the Hyphomicrobiaceae bacterium genome, the window TGCGGTCCGCTCCCAGAATCGGGCGCTCCATGCGTGGTCACCGGCAAGTGTCAGCCCTACGAGCGGACGATCAGTAGTGCCGAAGACGGCACCCGCAATGCCTTGCTCCGTTGCGACGTCATCGCGGCTCATGCCCTGCCATCCCCGTCCCATGGGATGGCTGTGAAGCAAAGCCAGACCGGCCCCCTCGACCGCGGCGGCGGCAAGAGCGCGTTCAAGGTAGACAGGCTGGAAGCTTACGTTGCCATGGACATTCCGATCGCCGGGATGGGGCAGCACCAGTTTTTGGATGATGGCAGTGCTACGGCTTCGCCCTGCGCTCGGCCGCCACAAAGCGAAGCAGAGGTCTTCTTGCCCGTCGGCGCGCAGCAGATGAGCGCGGGCTTCTTCCGCGACTTGCTCCGTCATGGCCGCACTTCGATTGGCGCGACTCATTGCGAATCCCACAAATTCCAGATGTGGCTCAGATACGCGGCAACGGAGCGTTTGCTGTTCTGCCACTCGGGGAACGGCCGCGACCAGTACTGCCACGATCCGCCGGCGGCCCTGTCGAAGGCTTTTGCCTGATTTTTATGGACGCCTCCGGTTGGGTGCGGCCCGTCCGGTTTGATGGGATGCACTTCCGGCGACACATACGGTCCTGTCGGAGCATTCATGGGGAAGTCGTTCGGCACGACCAGCCCCAACCGGTACGTCTTGTCCGCATACGGCCCGGTCTCGACCGCGTAATCGAACACGACATGGTTGTCGTGACCTTTCACCTGCGACGGCTGGAAACCAAGCTGCCGCAGGCCGTTCATGAATGCGATTACACCGGTCTGGTGCTGGGGATCCGACACTGTCATCGGTCCGGTGCAGATGACCTGGAACTTGAGGCCCTTCTTCAGCCGGATGGGCTCATCACCCTTGTCCTTGTAACTAATCCGCTCATGCTTGGTGATCTGCACGAGATAGTGGGTGGCCGGGTCTTTGCTGGTGGCCCCCCTGATGATCTCGTTTGGCGTCATGATCCGCCGCGGGGCCTCGTAGGGCTCGCCGTCGACGACAATCGTGATGGGGCCACGTGGTGGCCTGGACTTCAGGTGTTCGACGCCGGCCCTGCCAATGCGGACTTCGTCATCGTCACCAATGATCTTGTCCGGTGCATCGTCACGCTCGAGCAGAAGCTCGTCGTCTTCGTCCACGCCGGCAAGAAACTTGATGGCGCGTCCGGACAACGATTTGATGGGCCATTCGAGACTGAGGCCATTGACGTAGAATTTGTCGGTGCCACTGCCTTTGATAACGAAGACTCGTGTCGGCCTCCCGAGATCGATCAGCTCATTCGGCCGAATAGTCTCCAGCTCGAACGTCGGCAGTTGCTGAATGATGACGTATTCCTCGACCGGGTGAGCCCGGACCGCCTCGGCAATTTGGCTTCCCGTCACTTTCCGATCGTCGAACCGCACCTCGCTGAACGCGAAGCTCTCATCGGCGACGCTCACAGTGTGTCCGCGCCCGGATACGCAGGATTCCTGATCCGAATCGCTCTGATGGCTTCCGCCACCTGCACCGGAGTCTGGCTCAAATTCTATTCTCTTATCAATGTCTTGCGGCATCGTTGCCTCCTTCTCGAAGTTGGACTAGACTGTTCATGACGTCTAAATCTGGACTAAATCTGGACTAAATCTAGATTTAGACTATTATGCTTGTCAAGTCCAAATATAGACAAAAGGAGATGCTATGCGAGGAAATAGCCATGTCGCGTACCGGCCAGGGGACCTCGATCACAGGGCTGCACTTCAGGGATTTTTCAGTATGGCGGACGCCTGGGGTCTCTCGACCGAGGAGCAAATGAAGCTGCTTGGATCGCCGCCGCGATCGACGTTTTTCAAATGGAAGAAGGAAGGAGGGCAGCTGTCCAACGATACGGTCGAGCGCATTTCCCACCTGCTCAACATCTATAAG encodes:
- a CDS encoding MbcA/ParS/Xre antitoxin family protein, with the translated sequence MRGNSHVAYRPGDLDHRAALQGFFSMADAWGLSTEEQMKLLGSPPRSTFFKWKKEGGQLSNDTVERISHLLNIYKSLRILFTEQASADAWPKRANDAPMFAGKSAIDYLMTTGSLIDLYKVRTYLDAQRGGWDE
- a CDS encoding multiubiquitin domain-containing protein, translated to MPQDIDKRIEFEPDSGAGGGSHQSDSDQESCVSGRGHTVSVADESFAFSEVRFDDRKVTGSQIAEAVRAHPVEEYVIIQQLPTFELETIRPNELIDLGRPTRVFVIKGSGTDKFYVNGLSLEWPIKSLSGRAIKFLAGVDEDDELLLERDDAPDKIIGDDDEVRIGRAGVEHLKSRPPRGPITIVVDGEPYEAPRRIMTPNEIIRGATSKDPATHYLVQITKHERISYKDKGDEPIRLKKGLKFQVICTGPMTVSDPQHQTGVIAFMNGLRQLGFQPSQVKGHDNHVVFDYAVETGPYADKTYRLGLVVPNDFPMNAPTGPYVSPEVHPIKPDGPHPTGGVHKNQAKAFDRAAGGSWQYWSRPFPEWQNSKRSVAAYLSHIWNLWDSQ